Within the Achromobacter spanius genome, the region TGATGCCCGCGCCCTTGCGCGTCACCAGGTGGATGCTTTCCGGGTACAGCGTGGAGATCAGGCGCAGGTCTTGCGCCTTGGGCTTGCCTTCGAAGGTGCCCGTGCCGCTGTAGGCCCAGTAGGCCACGTCCGACTGCGTGAAACCGGCTTCAAACGAGCCGCCCAGAATGCCGTTGATGTTGGCCACCGAACCGTTGGACGCCACCGCCGTGGCGACCAGCTTGCCCGGCTGCGACACGGCGTTGGCGATGATGCCGCCGATGGGGTAGTACGTGCCGGCCGTGCCGCCCGTGCCGATGCGGAAGAACTGTTGGGCCTGTGCGGAACCCACGGTGCCGACGGCGGCAACCGCGACGGTCAGGGCGGTGATCCAGTGTTTGAGTTTCATGTGTGCTTCTCCGGGTGTTGTTGGGTAGGGTTCGTGTGACGAAAATCGTCTTGTCATTCCTGCGCTTGGCGGTTCAGGAAAAGCGCCGCCTTGGCGCAGAAATGGGCCTCCCCTTGGGGGCCGTTTTCATGTTGAAATTCTGGCATGAGGGGGGTGCGTAGCCAATGGTTACGGAGCTATCGTTTACCTGGGGGTCAATGAACCCTTTGGTTATGGCTGCTCGTGCTTTGGTTATGGAGTCCTGCCCCCACGGTTACATCCCACGCGCTGTCAATAACGGAGTACCCCCGATGTCCCAGGAAGTCATACGCGGCATAGCGCTGCCCCCGGCCGCGCAACCCGGCGATCCCTTGGCCCGCGTCGACACCCCCAGCCTGGTGCTGGACCTGGCGCCGTTCGAGGCCAACCTGCGCGCCATGCAGGCCTGGGCCGACCGCCATGACGTGGCCCTGCGCCCGCACGCCAAGGCGCATAAATGCCCAGAGATTGCCCTGCGCCAACTGGCGCTGGGCGCACGCGGCATCTGCTGCCAGAAAGTCAGCGAAGCCCTGCCCTTCGTGGCCGCCGGCATCCATGACATCCATATCAGCAACGAAGTGGTCGGGCCGGCCAAGCTGGCCTTGCTGGGCCAATTGGCGCGCATCGCCAAGATGAGCGTCTGCGTGGACAACGCCAAGAATCTGGCGGACATTTCCCAAGCCATGGTGCATGCCGGCGCCGAGATCGACGTGCTGGTGGAAGTTGACGTCGGCCAAGGCCGCTGCGGCGTGTCTGACGACGCCTTGGTGCTGGCGCTGGCGCAGCAGGCGCGCGACCTGCCCGGTGTGAACTTCGTGGGTTTGCAGGCCTATCACGGCTCGGTGCAGCACGCCCGCACGCGCGAAGAACGCGCCCAGGTGTGCCGCCAGGCGGCGCGGATTGCGGCGTCCCACGCGCAACTGCTGCGCGAAAGCGGCATCGCCTGCGACGTCATCACGGGCGGCGGCACGGGCAGCGCGGAATTCGACGCGGCAAGCGGCGTCTATACGGAGCTGCAGGCCGGGTCCTATGCCTTCATGGACGGCGATTACGGCGCCAATGAATGGGACGGACCGCTCCGCTTCCAGAACAGCCTGTTCGTGCTGTCCACCGTGATGAGCGTGCCCGCGCCCGAGCGCGTGATCCTGGATGCGGGCCTGAAATCCACCACCGCCGAATGCGGCCCGCCCGCGGTCTTCGGCTTGGACGGCCTGACCTATGCCGCCATCAACGACGAACACGGCGTGGTGAGCGTGGCGCCCGGCGCGCAGGCGCCCGCGCT harbors:
- a CDS encoding DSD1 family PLP-dependent enzyme, whose amino-acid sequence is MSQEVIRGIALPPAAQPGDPLARVDTPSLVLDLAPFEANLRAMQAWADRHDVALRPHAKAHKCPEIALRQLALGARGICCQKVSEALPFVAAGIHDIHISNEVVGPAKLALLGQLARIAKMSVCVDNAKNLADISQAMVHAGAEIDVLVEVDVGQGRCGVSDDALVLALAQQARDLPGVNFVGLQAYHGSVQHARTREERAQVCRQAARIAASHAQLLRESGIACDVITGGGTGSAEFDAASGVYTELQAGSYAFMDGDYGANEWDGPLRFQNSLFVLSTVMSVPAPERVILDAGLKSTTAECGPPAVFGLDGLTYAAINDEHGVVSVAPGAQAPALGDVLRLVPSHVDPTFNLHDGLVVVRDGVVQDIWEIAARGFSR